The Pseudoalteromonas sp. N1230-9 genome segment ATTGAAATCGGTTGATTCGAGTGAGCGTTATACTTTTGAGCAGGTAGATATCTGTGACCGTGAAGAACTTGATCGCATTTTTAGGCAATATCAACCAGATGCTGTGATGCACTTGGCTGCGGAAAGTCATGTTGATCGTTCAATTACAGGCCCTGCAGAGTTTATTCAAACAAATATAATCGGCACCTATAATTTACTTGAAGCTGCTCGTCAGTACTGGAATACATTAGAAGGTAATGTTAAAGAAAAATTTAGATTTCATCATATTTCGACAGATGAAGTGTATGGTGATCTGCCACACCCAGCAGACCTTGCTCTGGAAGAAAATGAGCAGCAACCTCAGAGTTTGCCATTATTTACAGAGCAAACAGCTTATGCACCAAGTAGCCCATACTCTGCAAGTAAAGCATCGAGTGATCATTTAGTAAGAGCTTGGGCTCGTACCTATAACTTTCCAACAATCGTCACCAATTGTTCAAATAATTACGGTCCTTATCATTTTCCTGAAAAGCTTATTCCATTAGTGATATTAAATGCTTTAGAGGGGAAAGAGCTGCCGATTTATGGCAAAGGTGATCAGATCCGTGATTGGTTATATGTAGAAGATCATGCCCGTGCCTTATATAAAGTGGTGACAGAAGGAAAAGTCGGAGAAACTTACAATATTGGCGGGCATAATGAAATGCAGAATATAGAAGTCGTAAAAATGATTTGCGATCTTTTAGATGAGTTAGCGCCAATTAAACATAAAGAGCTGAAATCGAAAGAGGGTGAATTATTAACTACATATTCTTCACTTATAAAGCATGTAAATGACCGCCCAGGTCACGATAGACGTTACGCTATAGACTCAACCAAAATGAGCAAAGAGCTTAATTGGAAGCCACTTGAAACATTCGAAACGGGCCTTAGAAAAACAGTACTGTGGTACTTAAATAACC includes the following:
- the rfbB gene encoding dTDP-glucose 4,6-dehydratase, encoding MRYLVTGAAGFIGSAVIRHIIENTKDSAINVDKLTYAGNLESLKSVDSSERYTFEQVDICDREELDRIFRQYQPDAVMHLAAESHVDRSITGPAEFIQTNIIGTYNLLEAARQYWNTLEGNVKEKFRFHHISTDEVYGDLPHPADLALEENEQQPQSLPLFTEQTAYAPSSPYSASKASSDHLVRAWARTYNFPTIVTNCSNNYGPYHFPEKLIPLVILNALEGKELPIYGKGDQIRDWLYVEDHARALYKVVTEGKVGETYNIGGHNEMQNIEVVKMICDLLDELAPIKHKELKSKEGELLTTYSSLIKHVNDRPGHDRRYAIDSTKMSKELNWKPLETFETGLRKTVLWYLNNLDWCQNVQDGSYQRERLGEINLNKTEQ